In Salvelinus alpinus chromosome 22, SLU_Salpinus.1, whole genome shotgun sequence, one genomic interval encodes:
- the LOC139549848 gene encoding unconventional myosin-VIIa-like translates to MYKRRDYVDLYEKDQAKWALVRNVNTVFKHSTLLPGDYVWLDLKAGREFVVPIGAVVKLCDSGQIQVLDDEGNEHWISPQNATNIKPMHPTSIHGVDDMIRLGDLNEAGILRNLLIRYREHLIYTYTGSILVAVNPYQVLPIYTADQIRLYTNKKIGEMPPHIFAIADNCYFNMQRNNKDQCCIISGESGAGKTESTKLILQFLAAISGQHSWIEQQVLEANPILEGRARDERNYHIFYCMLKGMPSDQKKKLGLGKATDYSYLTIGKCTVCDGRDDMKEYSNIQSAMKVLMFSDTENWMISKLLASILHMGNLRYEARTYDNLDACEVVRSVDLTSAATLLEQ, encoded by the exons aTGTACAAACGTCGTGACTATGTGGACCTGTATGAGAAAGACCAGGCTAAATGGGCTCTAGTACGAAACGTCAACACTGTCTTCAAGCACTCTACACTGCTACCG GGGGACTATGTGTGGTTGGACCTGAAGGCGGGCCGGGAGTTTGTGGTCCCCATCGGAGCCGTGGTCAAACTCTGTGACTCTGGACAGATACAGGTTCTGGATGATGAGGGGAAC GAGCATTGGATATCCCCCCAGAATGCAACCAACATTAAGCCCATGCACCCCACCTCCATCCACGGGGTGGATGACATGATCCGCCTGGGAGACCTCAACGAGGCCGGTATCCTCCGCAACCTGCTCATACGATATAGGGAACACCTTATATAT ACGTATACAGGCTCTATCCTGGTGGCGGTAAACCCCTACCAGGTGCTGCCCATCTACACAGCTGACCAGATCCGCCtgtacaccaataagaagataGGAGAGATGCCTCCACACATCTTTGCCATCGCAGATAACTGTTACTTCAACATGCAGAGGAACAACAAAGACCAGTGCTGTATCAtcag tggtGAGTCTGGAGCAGGGAAGACAGAGAGCACCAAGCTGATCCTCCAGTTCCTAGCAGCCATCAGTGGACAACACTCCTGGATAGAACAACAGGTCCTGGAGGCTAATCCTATACTGGAGggtagg GCTCGTGATGAGAGGAACTACCATATCTTCTACTGTATGTTGAAGGGCATGCCTTCAGACCAGAAGAAGAAACTGGGACTAGGGAAAGCTACAGACTACAGCTACCTTACTATA gggaAGTGTACTGTGTGTGATGGTCGTGATGATATGAAGGAGTATTCAAACATCCAATCAGCCATGAAGGTGTTGATGTTCTCTGACACTGAGAACTGGATGATCTCCAAACTATTGGCCTCTATACTACATATGGGGAACCTGCGTTATGAAG ctCGTACTTATGACAACCTGGATGCCTGTGAGGTGGTCCGCAGCGTAGACCTGACTTCTGCTGCTACACTGCTGGAg CAGTAA